The proteins below come from a single Eremothecium sinecaudum strain ATCC 58844 chromosome II, complete sequence genomic window:
- a CDS encoding HBR326Cp (Syntenic homolog of Ashbya gossypii AAL051C; Syntenic homolog of Ashbya gossypii NOHBY102; No homolog in Saccharomyces cerevisiae; Syntenic homolog of Kluyveromyces lactis KLLA0C14850g), producing MFTTPYFDEMEELYAAPKPITPSLSNSRPSNSDNMRYSTQPTGRLPLHDFRRDSLELYGLKPKHYQMADDQSEQGALSNDSSEPGSISFQPKWKDWIMEKRKGMEAYERQLDILKNTPDENEDDDFSNAFEMRSKAFNPQEHGNYTPFRDQKEIGDRDRFEALSSGCGKVLRVLEDNVRLFYDGEKPESEHGESFPGTFPRNSVYLPMGETEESPAGKVNVSPSVKEVQSVGPIDYLHQSVLLPLVVKLVVFVSLHLVAIPYSNYNFSKVNAASVQILQGLDQTITGLGGLFAAQQSLGYIVDFPLTCHSHYHLLRYGIEIVRDNSPEKVWLEYQDLLSSLHQRCLAEFNVKLRRKLLFTTFILGIFVTLSVLFTNWISDVTETNGIDGQCINIVFFGKAQIAGLVFSLLGQACCNFMSYFKEFIGEYAKDTTDLLINKLEQCKQQQIIQAQAQQHQQQPQKSYQHQQFQPQHQQRNVADTSETSEYKKDVLLISTPERSCSSVVYHPHAYVSPLNRRSNVNSGSLHLVDPSSPANLTPLSTATVTNDLDETMESLSYAPTTRKATARQPPAVIVVEQEHSYTGQFLRFIVKLPLRVVLLSCRATLYLLPWHFGIHMTTE from the coding sequence ATGTTTACAACTCCCTACTTCGACGAAATGGAAGAGTTGTACGCTGCGCCTAAGCCTATTACACCATCACTCTCTAATAGCCGCCCAAGTAACTCAGATAATATGCGCTATTCAACCCAGCCAACTGGCCGTTTACCTCTTCATGATTTCAGAAGAGATTCGCTTGAATTATATGGTCTAAAGCCCAAACACTATCAAATGGCTGATGATCAGAGCGAACAAGGTGCGTTAAGTAATGATAGTAGTGAACCCGGAAGCATATCTTTTCAACCGAAATGGAAAGACTGGATAATGGAGAAGCGTAAGGGTATGGAGGCCTATGAGCGTCAGCTagatattttgaagaataCTCCTGATGAGAACGAGGACGACGACTTTTCTAATGCATTTGAAATGAGATCTAAGGCGTTCAATCCACAAGAGCACGGAAACTATACTCCATTTCGTGATCAAAAAGAAATAGGCGACAGAGATCGATTTGAAGCGCTTAGTAGTGGCTGTGGAAAAGTACTTCGTGTGTTGGAGGATAACGTTCGTTTATTTTATGACGGTGAGAAACCGGAATCTGAACACGGGGAATCGTTCCCTGGCACTTTCCCTAGGAACTCAGTCTACTTGCCGATGGGAGAGACGGAAGAATCGCCTGCTGGTAAGGTTAACGTTTCTCCGTCGGTCAAGGAAGTGCAGTCAGTTGGACCGATTGATTACCTACACCAGAGTGTATTGCTGCCACTTGTGGTAAAGCTCGTAGTGTTCGTAAGCCTCCATCTGGTTGCAATACCTTACTCTAATTACAATTTTTCCAAGGTCAATGCCGCTTCTGTTCAGATATTACAGGGTTTGGACCAAACTATTACCGGTCTCGGAGGCTTATTTGCTGCTCAACAGTCCCTTGGGTACATAGTTGATTTCCCATTAACCTGTCACTCACACTACCACCTTCTCAGATACGGAATAGAGATAGTGCGTGACAACAGTCCCGAAAAGGTTTGGCTAGAATACCAAGATCTGCTCAGCAGTCTCCACCAGCGTTGCTTGGCCGAATTCAATGTGAAACTGCGCAGGAAACTGCTCTTTACAACCTTTATCCTAGGCATTTTCGTTACCCTTTCCGTTCTCTTCACCAACTGGATAAGCGACGTCACCGAAACCAACGGCATCGACGGCCAGTGTATTAACATCGTCTTTTTTGGAAAAGCGCAGATCGCAGGACTTGTTTTCTCCCTTCTAGGCCAAGCATGCTGCAACTTTATGTCTTATTTCAAAGAATTTATCGGTGAGTATGCAAAAGATACCACAGACTTGCTAATAAACAAGCTAGAGCAGTGCAAACAACAGCAAATTATACAGGCCCAAGCCCAGCAGCACCAGCAACAACCCCAAAAGTCATACCAGCATCAGCAGTTCCAGCCACAGCACCAGCAACGCAATGTTGCAGATACCTCGGAAACATCAGAATATAAAAAGGACGTTTTACTGATTTCTACACCAGAAAGATCTTGCTCATCAGTAGTCTACCACCCACATGCATATGTCAGTCCACTCAATCGTCGATCAAACGTGAATTCAGGATCGTTACACCTGGTGGACCCTTCATCGCCAGCAAACCTGACACCGCTGTCAACGGCGACGGTGACTAACGATCTCGATGAAACCATGGAATCATTATCTTATGCACCGACGACAAGAAAAGCCACGGCTCGGCAGCCTCCAGCTGTAATTGTTGTTGAACAAGAGCATAGCTATACAGGCCAATTCTTACGATTTATTGTCAAATTGCCTTTACGGGTGGTATTACTGTCATGTCGCGCGACACTCTATCTGCTGCCCTGGCATTTTGGTATTCACATGACTACAGAGTAG
- the VMA22 gene encoding Vma22p (Syntenic homolog of Ashbya gossypii AAL048W; Syntenic homolog of Saccharomyces cerevisiae YHR060W (VMA22)) — protein sequence MEENKYYLTLIELLANYDMLLDKLQKHMAEGHFNLSRANYHNKDSISGTYGKDYWDNTFVGTQFATIDEDGSVASRYVQQEVDTDDAGSGNEVTGDNDNELRNRNTKKSITKEKKRQLDPLSMFGGILSIPNSLCQSQAEFVKCIPIIVSLVNCRKQLYNIIDEIEGMQA from the coding sequence ATGGAGGAAAACAAGTACTACCTAACATTAATAGAGCTCTTAGCCAACTATGATATGCTTTTAGATAAACTACAGAAGCATATGGCTGaaggtcatttcaaccTCAGTAGAGCCAACTATCACAATAAGGACAGCATTAGCGGTACATACGGAAAGGATTACTGGGATAATACGTTCGTAGGTACTCAATTCGCGACtattgatgaagatggaaGTGTGGCAAGCAGATATGTTCAACAAGAAGTGGATACTGATGATGCAGGCAGTGGTAATGAGGTCACAGGCGACAATGACAATGAGCTACGCAATAGGAATACAAAAAAGTCTATAACCAAAGAGAAGAAAAGGCAGTTGGACCCGCTAAGCATGTTTGGAGGCATTCTTTCGATTCCAAATTCATTATGTCAGAGTCAAGCCGAGTTCGTGAAATGCATTCCGATTATTGTGAGTTTGGTTAATTGTAGAAAGCAGttatataatattatagATGAGATAGAAGGAATGCAAGCTTAA
- the SRB7 gene encoding Srb7p (Syntenic homolog of Ashbya gossypii AAL049C; Syntenic homolog of Saccharomyces cerevisiae YDR308C (SRB7)), with product MTDRLTQLQQCLGQIVEQFGSAVNYVDRNHDFEPHNELEDKLTDPQATIASPDDFERNIDELTTDMILKTRQIIKLIDSLPGFDVSAEEQLHRIDVLQGQLMKVEEEKIEAVKRKGRLLKAVDGLIKEFVEGIASSRRPGNP from the coding sequence ATGACAGATAGACTGACCCAGCTGCAGCAATGCCTAGGACAGATAGTTGAACAATTTGGGTCTGCGGTTAATTACGTTGACCGTAACCATGACTTCGAACCTCATAATGAACTTGAAGATAAACTCACGGACCCGCAGGCCACCATTGCCTCTCCAGATGACTTTGAAAGAAATATTGACGAACTAACTACTGATATGATACTAAAAACAAGACAGATTATCAAGCTTATAGATTCATTACCTGGATTCGATGTCTCTGCTGAGGAACAGCTTCATAGAATTGATGTGTTACAGGGCCAGCTAATGAAAGTTGAGGAAGAGAAGATAGAGGCTGTCAAAAGAAAAGGAAGACTATTGAAGGCGGTGGACGGGCTAATAAAAGAATTTGTAGAGGGTATTGCGAGTTCTAGGAGGCCTGGGAACCCATAG